One window from the genome of Anaerococcus sp. Marseille-Q7828 encodes:
- a CDS encoding acyltransferase family protein — protein sequence MKIKGLDYIRFLGIFLVLSYHFFPNALPGGFLGVNMLFVLSGFLISFHLIDSLYKDGSIDFKNFYFKRFVRIFPPVLLMLSLTTIFAFAINKDYTVRYFDQFLAAFSYNYNFFEIMRGGSYENQFVKQLFMHTWSLAIEVHFYIIWPWVMASIYKKVKDKRNIKRRFSKKFMEICIILYAYAYILTFLLVALRKENISFVYFFDLARMGSFVFGSMLGIFVKRFSFNRLPYNKLTMIFSGLLLLMSLLFSYDNRATYFIGFLLTDIITGILILVGYSNKNLDEGKVIHRLSEYSYGMYVFHWPAFVMISSKIPGTLGLLVSILVTVILVLFNYHIFEPIFSGKDIKPISEKIKTPRIDYNKYQGLIHFGLVFMVLLSFSLAYTVSDASDDMVSLEKSILQESIKQDIDKIYMDRKKVQDIIDKDNDRIDSLAGEQTFTVIGDSVLLGNREMLQENIPGLYVNAEGSRLLESTPDLLKQMENEGNLGSIVVIAMGTNAVEDPEKSLEEIIKTLPAGKRLIFVTCYDNRYEQPHRVSVAMEKVAPKYKFVTLMPWEKEAMAHPEYYAGTDGVHFYGVMDAYDAYLKMLNEAIRESLKNPAKGE from the coding sequence ATGAAGATTAAGGGTTTAGATTATATTAGATTTTTGGGGATATTTTTAGTTTTGTCCTATCACTTTTTCCCAAATGCTCTTCCAGGAGGCTTTCTTGGAGTAAATATGCTCTTTGTCCTTTCTGGATTTTTGATAAGTTTTCATTTGATTGATTCTCTCTACAAAGATGGGTCTATTGATTTTAAAAACTTTTATTTCAAAAGATTTGTAAGGATTTTCCCTCCTGTTCTTTTGATGCTAAGTCTTACTACAATATTTGCTTTTGCTATTAATAAGGACTATACAGTAAGGTATTTTGACCAGTTTTTGGCGGCTTTTTCTTACAACTACAACTTTTTTGAAATAATGCGTGGTGGTTCTTATGAGAATCAATTTGTAAAGCAGCTTTTTATGCATACTTGGTCTCTAGCTATAGAGGTTCATTTTTATATAATTTGGCCATGGGTTATGGCAAGTATCTACAAGAAAGTCAAAGATAAAAGAAATATAAAACGTAGATTTTCCAAAAAGTTTATGGAAATTTGCATCATTTTGTATGCCTATGCTTATATTTTGACATTTTTGCTAGTTGCTCTTAGGAAAGAAAATATATCCTTTGTCTACTTCTTTGACCTAGCAAGGATGGGATCTTTTGTTTTTGGATCTATGCTTGGAATATTTGTAAAGAGATTTTCCTTTAATAGACTTCCTTACAATAAGCTTACAATGATATTTTCTGGACTATTACTGCTTATGTCCTTGCTTTTCTCCTATGACAATAGAGCTACTTATTTTATAGGATTTTTGCTAACAGATATCATAACAGGAATATTAATTCTTGTAGGATACTCCAACAAAAATCTTGATGAAGGCAAAGTAATCCATCGCCTAAGCGAGTATTCCTATGGTATGTACGTATTCCACTGGCCAGCCTTTGTGATGATTTCAAGCAAAATACCAGGCACATTGGGCTTATTGGTATCAATACTAGTGACAGTTATCTTGGTTTTGTTTAATTATCATATCTTTGAACCAATTTTTTCAGGAAAAGATATTAAGCCTATAAGCGAGAAAATCAAGACTCCAAGAATCGACTATAATAAATACCAAGGCTTGATCCATTTTGGCCTTGTCTTTATGGTCCTACTAAGCTTTAGCCTAGCCTATACCGTATCAGATGCTTCAGATGATATGGTAAGCCTTGAAAAATCAATCCTTCAAGAATCTATAAAGCAAGATATAGATAAAATCTACATGGATAGGAAGAAAGTTCAAGATATCATAGATAAGGATAACGACAGGATAGACAGCCTTGCAGGAGAGCAAACCTTTACTGTCATTGGAGATAGCGTGCTTCTGGGCAATAGAGAAATGCTCCAAGAAAATATTCCTGGCCTATATGTAAATGCAGAAGGAAGCAGGCTACTTGAAAGCACTCCAGACCTATTAAAGCAAATGGAAAATGAGGGTAATCTAGGTTCTATTGTAGTCATTGCTATGGGAACAAATGCCGTAGAAGACCCAGAAAAGAGCCTAGAAGAGATTATTAAGACCCTCCCAGCTGGCAAGAGATTGATATTTGTAACTTGCTACGATAATAGGTATGAACAACCTCACAGGGTATCAGTTGCTATGGAGAAAGTCGCACCAAAATATAAGTTCGTAACTTTAATGCCATGGGAAAAGGAAGCTATGGCCCATCCAGAATACTATGCTGGAACAGATGGAGTACACTTTTATGGAGTCATGGATGCCTATGATGCCTACCTTAAGATGTTAAATGAAGCAATAAGAGAATCTTTGAAAAATCCAGCAAAAGGAGAATAA
- a CDS encoding alpha/beta fold hydrolase — MKYFYKDIKKENNIRLRGVLNTGDDFDQSKTYPTVIYFHGFADDRNGLQFMNIQNSKFLTANGYIVFRFDFSGCGESDGSFFDINLSREIEEARLIHDFVINEPYVDKENLFWKGHSMGGSVAVAIAHEKKPKALSLFSPAADFSEEENSLMKSLKEAFRSSYVKKEGDDVGGLKISEEFIKDVTSYDLYGLAQKYQGPVQIIRGDEDKIISKESNKKLCKSFDNCMYKEIEGTDHTFSDFDQRLESFQLMFDFFDKYRN, encoded by the coding sequence ATGAAATATTTTTATAAAGACATAAAAAAAGAAAATAATATTAGATTAAGAGGGGTTTTAAACACTGGAGATGACTTTGATCAGTCCAAAACTTATCCAACGGTTATATACTTCCACGGCTTTGCAGATGATAGAAATGGCCTGCAATTTATGAATATACAAAACTCCAAATTTTTGACTGCCAATGGCTATATAGTATTTCGTTTTGATTTTTCTGGCTGTGGAGAATCTGATGGAAGTTTTTTTGATATAAACTTATCTCGTGAAATAGAAGAAGCAAGGCTTATACATGACTTTGTCATAAACGAGCCTTATGTTGATAAGGAAAATCTATTTTGGAAGGGTCATTCTATGGGTGGATCGGTTGCGGTAGCCATTGCCCACGAGAAAAAGCCTAAGGCACTTTCCTTATTTTCACCAGCAGCAGATTTTAGTGAAGAAGAGAACTCCTTAATGAAATCACTAAAAGAAGCCTTTAGGTCATCCTATGTCAAAAAAGAAGGGGACGATGTAGGAGGGCTAAAAATCAGCGAGGAATTTATAAAAGATGTGACCAGCTATGACCTCTACGGATTGGCCCAAAAATACCAAGGCCCAGTGCAAATTATAAGGGGAGATGAAGATAAGATAATATCAAAAGAATCAAACAAAAAGCTATGCAAATCATTTGATAATTGCATGTACAAAGAAATAGAAGGAACAGACCATACATTTTCAGATTTTGACCAAAGATTAGAATCTTTCCAATTGATGTTTGACTTTTTTGATAAATATAGAAACTAA
- a CDS encoding FeoA family protein, giving the protein MPVTLFSEGDSVRVTMIKGNDQIRKHLSNLGIVKGKEMTLQRFDGVNYIFLIEGNKIALAKDIAKRIIVEEVVG; this is encoded by the coding sequence ATGCCTGTTACATTGTTTAGTGAAGGTGACTCAGTGAGAGTAACCATGATTAAGGGCAATGATCAAATTAGGAAACATTTATCAAATTTAGGAATAGTAAAGGGCAAAGAAATGACCTTACAAAGATTTGATGGTGTTAATTATATTTTCTTAATAGAGGGAAACAAAATTGCTCTAGCAAAAGATATTGCTAAAAGAATAATTGTTGAGGAGGTTGTTGGATGA
- a CDS encoding ferrous iron transport protein A has translation MKSLRDAKVGENLKVAKIKGDGPTKRRIMDMGITKNTDLFVRKVAPLGDPVQISLRGYELTIRKHDAENIIVEEL, from the coding sequence ATGAAATCTTTAAGGGATGCCAAGGTAGGAGAAAATCTTAAAGTTGCTAAAATAAAGGGAGATGGTCCTACAAAAAGAAGAATAATGGATATGGGCATTACTAAAAATACTGATCTTTTTGTAAGAAAGGTTGCTCCATTAGGAGATCCCGTACAAATAAGTCTAAGGGGATATGAACTTACAATTAGAAAACATGATGCCGAAAATATAATAGTGGAGGAACTATGA
- the feoB gene encoding ferrous iron transport protein B, whose amino-acid sequence MSYTVALAGNPNSGKTTLFNALTGSNQRVGNWPGVTVDKKEGNLKRHKDIVIQDLPGIYSLSPYTLEEKVAREYLVDERPDLIVNLVDGSNLIRNLYLTSQFIELGIPTILALNMVDIVKQRGDKIDKGALSELLGCPVVEIVANKEKGIDKLISEIEKANSNQTYPKALEYSYDLENKLADIRNIIDSYVDEDLRRFYTIKAFENDEQMVEKIGISNDDLKKIDDIRSACEEFYDDDAESIITGERYERLEVLGSRILKKAAPKLSTTDKIDNIVTSRILGIPIFALVMFLVYSLAVYEHSPGTMATEAVNGFFDDTLIPGAQAALESASINEVLVGLVTDGILAGVGAVLGFLPQMMVMFALLSILEDIGYMSRVAFIMDRLFRRFGLSGKSFIPAMISTGCAVPGIQASRTIENDRDRRITIMTTSFMPCSAKLPVIALIAGAFFPSNRALITFSFYFIGIAAIVMSGVILKKFKKFASDPAPFIMELPPYHAPRIKSVLQDVWNKSKAYARRAGTIILLSSIVIWFLTNFDFRLNLVEEDGANSIMGVIGSAIGFIFKPLGFGTWQSMVATISGFVAKENVVNTMGIVLGLGADITEESPELLAAFNAAIGTPIAGYSFLLFNMLCMPCFAAVGAIKTEMGDNKWTLLTVGYQMGFAYAISFIFYQLARLIAYGTFTLSTIIAFIVLVALLYLLFRPHKAIADNNTYKASVAR is encoded by the coding sequence ATGAGTTATACAGTAGCCCTAGCGGGCAATCCAAATTCTGGTAAGACCACTTTGTTTAACGCTCTTACTGGATCAAATCAAAGAGTTGGAAACTGGCCTGGTGTTACAGTTGACAAAAAAGAAGGAAATCTAAAAAGGCACAAAGATATAGTTATCCAAGACTTGCCAGGAATTTATTCTCTATCTCCATATACATTAGAGGAAAAAGTAGCTCGTGAATATTTGGTCGATGAAAGGCCAGATTTAATTGTTAACCTAGTTGACGGGTCAAATCTTATCAGGAATTTATACTTAACAAGCCAATTTATAGAACTTGGTATCCCAACAATACTTGCCTTAAATATGGTGGATATTGTAAAGCAAAGAGGGGATAAGATTGACAAAGGTGCTTTATCTGAACTATTGGGCTGCCCAGTAGTAGAAATCGTGGCAAATAAAGAAAAAGGAATTGATAAGCTAATTAGTGAAATTGAAAAAGCTAACAGCAATCAAACTTATCCAAAAGCTTTAGAATATTCTTATGATTTGGAGAATAAGCTAGCAGATATTAGAAATATTATAGACTCATATGTTGATGAAGATTTAAGAAGATTTTATACCATTAAAGCCTTTGAAAATGACGAGCAAATGGTAGAGAAAATAGGAATTAGTAATGATGATCTTAAGAAAATAGACGATATTAGATCTGCTTGCGAAGAATTTTATGACGATGACGCTGAATCTATTATAACTGGTGAAAGATATGAAAGATTGGAAGTGCTTGGTAGTAGAATACTAAAGAAAGCAGCTCCAAAGCTATCTACAACTGATAAGATAGATAATATTGTTACATCAAGAATCTTGGGTATACCAATATTTGCCCTTGTCATGTTCTTGGTTTATTCCCTTGCAGTTTACGAACATTCACCTGGAACTATGGCAACGGAAGCTGTAAATGGATTTTTTGATGATACATTGATTCCAGGAGCTCAAGCAGCTTTAGAAAGTGCAAGTATAAATGAAGTACTTGTTGGACTTGTAACAGATGGTATCTTAGCTGGTGTAGGAGCAGTACTTGGATTCTTACCACAAATGATGGTTATGTTTGCTCTTCTTTCTATACTTGAAGATATAGGATATATGTCGAGAGTTGCCTTTATCATGGATAGATTATTTAGACGTTTTGGCCTATCAGGAAAATCATTTATTCCAGCTATGATTTCGACAGGTTGTGCAGTTCCTGGTATCCAAGCTTCTAGAACTATAGAAAATGACAGAGATAGAAGGATTACAATAATGACTACATCATTTATGCCGTGCTCTGCAAAACTTCCTGTAATAGCCCTAATAGCAGGGGCATTTTTCCCAAGCAATAGGGCTCTTATTACCTTTAGTTTTTATTTTATAGGAATAGCGGCTATTGTAATGTCAGGTGTTATATTAAAGAAATTTAAGAAATTTGCTTCTGATCCTGCTCCTTTTATTATGGAGTTGCCTCCATACCATGCACCAAGGATAAAATCTGTTTTGCAAGATGTATGGAATAAGTCAAAAGCTTATGCAAGACGTGCTGGCACAATAATCTTACTTTCATCCATAGTAATTTGGTTTTTGACAAACTTTGACTTTAGATTAAATCTAGTTGAAGAAGATGGGGCAAATTCGATTATGGGAGTTATAGGCTCAGCTATAGGCTTTATATTTAAGCCATTAGGATTTGGCACATGGCAATCAATGGTCGCAACAATTTCTGGCTTTGTTGCTAAAGAAAATGTAGTAAATACCATGGGTATAGTTTTGGGTCTAGGCGCTGATATTACAGAAGAAAGTCCAGAACTACTAGCAGCCTTTAATGCAGCTATAGGTACACCAATAGCTGGTTACTCATTCTTGCTATTTAATATGCTTTGCATGCCTTGTTTTGCAGCGGTTGGAGCTATAAAAACAGAAATGGGTGATAATAAATGGACTTTGTTAACAGTAGGTTACCAAATGGGATTTGCATATGCAATTAGTTTTATTTTCTATCAACTTGCAAGGTTGATAGCTTATGGAACATTTACTCTATCAACAATAATAGCATTTATAGTACTAGTTGCTTTACTATACTTATTGTTTAGACCTCATAAGGCTATTGCAGATAACAATACTTATAAAGCAAGTGTTGCTCGCTAA
- a CDS encoding FeoB-associated Cys-rich membrane protein — protein sequence MNLQSWILLIMIFIVCAYIVYTRFIKNDANEGCKDCPGHNPKKGFNKNKF from the coding sequence ATGAATCTACAATCATGGATTCTTTTAATTATGATTTTTATAGTGTGTGCATATATTGTATATACTAGATTTATAAAAAATGACGCAAATGAAGGCTGCAAGGATTGTCCAGGTCACAATCCAAAAAAAGGTTTCAATAAAAATAAATTCTAA
- a CDS encoding flavodoxin, with protein sequence MSKVAIIYWSGTGNTEKMAEAIFTRLKEKEVDADLIQAGAFTSADVDKYNAFAFGCPAMGNEELEEGEFEPMFESVEDSLANKATIIFGSYEWNDGQWMIDWQERCEDHDINLAANGLTAYGEPGEEDINACYDLADSLIAML encoded by the coding sequence ATGTCAAAAGTAGCAATAATATATTGGTCTGGAACAGGTAATACAGAAAAGATGGCAGAAGCTATATTTACCAGATTAAAAGAAAAAGAAGTTGATGCAGATTTGATTCAAGCAGGTGCTTTCACAAGTGCTGATGTAGATAAGTACAATGCCTTTGCATTTGGTTGTCCAGCTATGGGTAATGAAGAGCTAGAAGAAGGCGAATTTGAACCTATGTTTGAGTCGGTAGAAGATAGTCTAGCTAACAAAGCTACTATTATCTTTGGATCATATGAATGGAATGATGGTCAGTGGATGATAGATTGGCAAGAAAGATGTGAAGATCATGATATAAACTTAGCAGCTAATGGCCTAACAGCTTACGGAGAGCCTGGTGAAGAGGATATTAACGCTTGCTATGATTTAGCTGACAGTTTAATCGCTATGCTATAG
- a CDS encoding DUF3793 family protein, which produces MGDELLALYCSPVFERIKPSNLFSLSNYKYDVDSLVRIWNKDFNKYGIYFKILSTRQRTSSIFCFREDLLKKFINTNDTKYFLKSCGYDTNSIDICTDCLKDRLCQKDFPHEIGLLLGYPYEDVIGFIENQGKNYLCSGYWKVYKDKDEKCKTFTLYNKARMEYLCAIRQSTKILELVEKNTK; this is translated from the coding sequence ATGGGTGATGAATTATTAGCCCTATACTGTAGCCCGGTTTTTGAAAGAATCAAACCATCTAATTTATTTTCCTTATCAAATTATAAATATGACGTTGATAGTTTGGTAAGGATATGGAATAAGGATTTCAACAAATATGGCATATATTTTAAGATCTTATCCACGAGACAAAGAACTTCGTCCATATTTTGCTTTAGAGAAGATCTGCTAAAAAAATTCATTAATACTAATGATACTAAATATTTTTTGAAATCTTGTGGATACGATACTAATAGCATTGATATCTGTACAGATTGTCTTAAAGATAGGTTATGCCAAAAGGATTTTCCTCATGAAATTGGATTATTACTTGGTTATCCCTATGAAGATGTGATAGGATTTATAGAAAACCAGGGCAAAAATTATCTTTGCAGTGGTTACTGGAAAGTTTATAAAGATAAAGATGAAAAATGTAAGACTTTTACTTTGTATAACAAAGCTAGGATGGAATATCTTTGTGCAATAAGACAAAGTACAAAGATACTAGAACTAGTTGAAAAAAATACTAAATAA
- the cysK gene encoding cysteine synthase A: MTIKINSKELIGNTPLLKLTSLKKEGRADIYVKVEKNNLAGSIKDRIALYMIEEAEKAGKIKPGDTIVEPTSGNTGVALAALAAAKGYKLILIMPASMSKEREQLAKAYGAEVIRTTENALQGSVDKAKELAEKEGYFFPDQFSNPANVKAHYETTGPEILAEITPDAFIAGVGTGGTVTGVGKRLKEKDSNIKVYAIQPAESPLLSGGKASSHKIQGIGGNFIPKNLDFDVVDDIVSVASDDAIKMSRQLAKDEALAVGISSGANVCGAIEIADKLGEGKAVVTVLPDTGERYLSTELYPVND, from the coding sequence ATGACAATTAAAATTAATTCCAAAGAATTAATAGGAAATACACCACTACTTAAGCTAACTTCTCTAAAAAAAGAGGGAAGAGCTGACATTTATGTTAAGGTAGAAAAAAACAACCTTGCAGGATCTATCAAAGACAGGATAGCCCTATATATGATCGAAGAAGCAGAAAAAGCAGGCAAGATCAAGCCAGGTGACACAATAGTGGAACCAACAAGTGGTAACACTGGTGTAGCCCTAGCAGCCCTAGCTGCAGCAAAAGGCTACAAGCTTATCCTAATTATGCCAGCATCAATGAGTAAAGAACGTGAACAATTGGCTAAAGCCTATGGTGCAGAAGTAATCAGAACCACAGAAAATGCTCTCCAAGGTTCAGTAGATAAGGCCAAAGAATTAGCAGAAAAGGAAGGATATTTCTTCCCAGACCAATTTTCAAATCCAGCCAATGTAAAAGCTCACTATGAAACAACTGGTCCAGAAATCCTAGCAGAAATCACCCCAGATGCTTTCATTGCAGGAGTTGGTACAGGTGGAACAGTAACAGGTGTTGGAAAGAGACTAAAAGAAAAAGATTCTAATATCAAAGTTTACGCTATCCAACCGGCTGAAAGCCCACTATTATCAGGAGGAAAAGCATCAAGCCACAAAATACAAGGTATAGGTGGTAACTTTATTCCAAAGAACCTAGACTTTGATGTTGTTGACGACATAGTAAGCGTGGCAAGTGATGATGCTATAAAAATGAGTAGACAACTTGCCAAAGATGAAGCTCTTGCAGTAGGTATCTCTTCAGGAGCAAATGTATGTGGTGCAATAGAAATTGCTGATAAGCTAGGAGAAGGCAAGGCAGTTGTAACAGTGCTTCCAGATACTGGCGAAAGATATTTATCTACAGAATTATATCCAGTAAATGATTAG
- the epsC gene encoding serine O-acetyltransferase EpsC: MISYEQYKEELLVSALEKDPALRSKEEAVLYSPGVKALLSHYRAHELWEKGKFYEANEMAFKSRMETGIEIHPGASIGRRCYIDHGVGVVIGETAEVGDDCLMYHGVTLGAVANKKGKRHPSVGNNVMLGAGAVILGDIKVGDNAKIGANAVVLEDIPENSTAVGAPARIIKR, from the coding sequence ATGATTAGTTATGAACAATACAAAGAGGAGCTTTTAGTATCGGCCCTAGAAAAAGATCCAGCTTTGAGAAGTAAGGAAGAAGCCGTACTCTATTCTCCTGGAGTAAAGGCTCTATTGTCCCATTACAGGGCCCACGAACTTTGGGAAAAGGGGAAATTTTATGAAGCCAATGAGATGGCCTTCAAATCTAGAATGGAAACAGGAATAGAGATTCACCCTGGAGCAAGTATTGGCAGAAGATGCTACATCGACCATGGAGTTGGTGTGGTTATAGGAGAGACAGCAGAAGTAGGGGACGATTGCCTTATGTATCATGGGGTAACCCTTGGTGCTGTTGCAAACAAAAAGGGCAAGAGACACCCTAGTGTAGGAAACAATGTAATGCTTGGAGCAGGAGCAGTAATCCTAGGGGATATCAAAGTAGGAGATAATGCCAAAATAGGCGCCAACGCTGTAGTGCTAGAAGATATACCGGAAAATTCAACAGCAGTAGGGGCTCCAGCAAGAATTATTAAAAGATAA
- the tyrS gene encoding tyrosine--tRNA ligase, giving the protein MKFTYEKEYDNVFDELVDRGYYEQATDEAELKEKLKNESMTFYCGFDATADSLTVGHLIQIMVMIRMQNYGHKPIALLGGGTTLIGDPSGRSDMRKVMTEETIDNNANSFYQQFQRFLEFGDDAATVVNNKDWLTELKFLEFLRDVGNEFLVNEMIKKDAYKNRMAAGGLTFFEFSYMLLQSYDFLELYRRHNCTLEIGGSDQWSNIIGGVDLVRKKEEAKAYGMTFSLLTTADGVKMGKSQKGAVWLDGEKTSPYELFQYMRNVDDRDVTKFLLQLTFLPTEECRKLGSATEAADINHAKEVLAFEVTKLIHGEDAAKEALDAAKALFAGKGNEDAMPTTEISKSDLPIGLLQLMTNVGLTGSNGEARRLVKQGGVSVNDEKVTDVGMEISEDLFEDKKIIIKKGKKNFHRILLG; this is encoded by the coding sequence ATGAAATTTACTTACGAAAAAGAATATGACAATGTTTTTGATGAGCTCGTGGACCGTGGTTACTATGAGCAAGCTACTGATGAAGCTGAACTTAAGGAAAAACTTAAAAACGAATCTATGACCTTCTACTGTGGTTTTGATGCTACAGCTGATTCTCTAACAGTAGGCCACCTTATCCAAATTATGGTTATGATTCGTATGCAAAACTATGGTCACAAGCCAATTGCCCTACTTGGTGGTGGTACAACCCTAATCGGTGACCCATCTGGTCGTTCTGATATGAGAAAAGTTATGACAGAAGAAACTATCGACAATAATGCCAATAGCTTCTACCAACAGTTCCAAAGATTTTTAGAATTTGGTGATGATGCAGCTACAGTAGTTAACAACAAAGACTGGCTTACAGAACTTAAATTCTTGGAATTCTTAAGAGATGTAGGAAATGAATTTTTGGTTAATGAAATGATCAAAAAAGATGCCTATAAGAATCGTATGGCAGCTGGTGGATTGACTTTCTTTGAATTTTCCTACATGCTTTTACAATCTTATGACTTCTTAGAACTTTACCGCCGCCACAATTGCACACTTGAAATTGGTGGATCTGACCAATGGTCAAACATCATAGGTGGTGTAGATTTGGTTCGCAAAAAGGAAGAAGCCAAGGCTTATGGTATGACATTCTCACTTCTTACAACAGCTGATGGTGTAAAGATGGGAAAAAGCCAAAAGGGTGCTGTATGGCTAGATGGCGAAAAGACAAGCCCATATGAACTTTTCCAATATATGAGAAATGTGGACGACAGGGATGTAACAAAATTCTTGCTTCAACTTACCTTCCTTCCTACAGAAGAATGTAGGAAACTAGGCTCTGCTACAGAAGCAGCTGATATCAACCATGCCAAAGAAGTCCTAGCCTTTGAAGTGACCAAGCTAATCCACGGCGAAGATGCTGCAAAAGAAGCTCTAGATGCTGCAAAAGCACTATTTGCTGGAAAAGGAAACGAAGATGCTATGCCAACAACAGAAATCAGTAAATCTGATTTACCAATCGGCCTATTACAACTTATGACAAATGTTGGATTAACAGGATCAAACGGAGAAGCAAGAAGACTTGTAAAACAAGGCGGAGTTTCAGTAAACGATGAAAAAGTCACAGATGTTGGAATGGAAATAAGTGAAGACTTATTCGAAGATAAAAAAATTATAATCAAAAAAGGGAAGAAAAACTTCCATAGAATACTTTTAGGATAA
- a CDS encoding ABC transporter ATP-binding protein yields the protein MGQMIEGKTSSFVDDITIKFNDSLTYEANFGSIKILLDSILRIVSYSYVAMRTLSASYGPQISFGDFSAIIRANENFMTSFQKMFSESIGFSITLRNLEPLYEFMNLEVESEEDLYQASDFESLEFKNVSFAYPGSDRLILDDISFKINKGDKISIVGVNNAGKTTIVKLILRFFEVDKGEILYNGRNINDYQKESLYKKISAVLQDFAIMPFSIKENIIGTKDYDEGKIDQILNELELKERIDGLDKGFDTYLNKDIFEDATDFSLGQKQKLAIGRCLYQNPDLIILDEPTASLDPLAEAKIYENFNQMTEGKTAIFISHRMSSSRFTDKILLLDEGKVKAYDSHNNLMKYDNIYSRLYKSQAKYYTN from the coding sequence ATGGGTCAGATGATAGAAGGTAAAACTTCTAGTTTTGTAGATGATATAACCATAAAGTTTAACGACTCCCTTACTTACGAGGCAAATTTTGGATCTATAAAGATTCTCCTAGACTCAATACTTAGGATAGTTTCCTACTCCTATGTAGCCATGAGAACCTTATCTGCTTCCTACGGTCCACAAATATCCTTTGGAGATTTCTCTGCAATCATAAGGGCCAACGAAAACTTTATGACGTCTTTTCAAAAGATGTTCTCAGAATCAATCGGTTTTTCTATAACTCTAAGAAACTTAGAACCCCTATACGAATTTATGAACCTAGAAGTAGAAAGTGAAGAAGACCTTTACCAAGCATCAGACTTTGAAAGTTTAGAATTTAAAAATGTATCCTTTGCCTATCCAGGAAGCGACAGACTAATCTTAGATGACATCTCTTTTAAGATCAATAAAGGAGATAAGATATCAATAGTTGGAGTCAACAATGCCGGAAAAACAACTATAGTTAAGCTCATTTTGAGGTTTTTTGAAGTTGATAAGGGAGAGATTTTATACAATGGCAGAAATATAAATGACTATCAAAAAGAATCCTTGTACAAAAAAATCTCAGCTGTCCTCCAAGATTTTGCCATCATGCCCTTTAGCATAAAAGAAAATATAATTGGAACAAAAGACTATGATGAAGGAAAAATCGATCAAATCTTAAATGAGCTAGAATTAAAGGAAAGGATTGATGGCCTAGATAAGGGCTTTGATACCTATCTAAACAAGGATATATTTGAAGATGCAACAGACTTCTCCCTTGGCCAAAAGCAAAAACTTGCCATAGGAAGGTGTCTATATCAAAACCCAGATTTGATAATCCTAGATGAACCAACAGCAAGCCTAGACCCATTGGCAGAAGCGAAAATCTACGAAAACTTCAACCAAATGACTGAAGGAAAAACTGCAATCTTCATCTCCCACAGGATGAGCTCATCAAGATTTACCGACAAAATCCTCCTCCTAGACGAGGGCAAAGTGAAAGCCTACGACAGCCATAATAATCTCATGAAATACGACAACATCTACTCAAGATTATATAAGTCACAAGCTAAGTATTACACAAACTAA